CCGTTGCCACCGAAGCCGGGCGTTCCCGTGGTGCAGGAGTTCGCGGTGAAGGTCGTCTGCGTCGCCGCGCTGTGAGCGAGGCACGCGCTCGGACCGCCGCCACCACCGCCTCCGGGGCCGCCCGCGCCACCGTTGCCGCCGGGACCTCCACCACCGCCGGGACCGCTGTCGTCACTGTGGGGGCCGCCAGAGCCACCCGAGCCGCCGGATTGTCCAGCGCCGCCATTGCCGCCCTTGCCGCCCTTGCCACCGGACTTGGTGGTGATGGTGTTGTTGGTGACGATCACGGTGCCACCGACCGCAAAGACGCCAAAGCTGCCGCCGCCGCCGCCGCCGGACTGTCCAGCGCCACCGCCAATGCCGCCGCAGCCGCCGCTACCGCCTCCGCCGCCACTGTCCCACGCCTGAATGCACAGGCCGCTACCGCTGCCGCCACCGCCGCCGCCGCCACCACCGCCGCCTTTGCCGCCGGTCCCGGTGCTGCCCGCGCCGCCGCTCGCCGGCACGTACCCCGACGCGCTGGAGCTGCCAACGGAACCGCCACCCGCGCCCGATCCGCCTTGCGAGCCGTTCGAGCCACCACCACCCGGCGTACCGGGCGTACCCGGATCCGAAAGAAACGGCGTGCAGCCATTCGGTGGTCCGCCTGGGCCGCCGTTGCCGCCGCCGTTAGCGCCGGGCGAGCCTTGGAATCCGGACTGACCTTCGTTGCCACCGTTACCGCCCTTGCCGCCGGGGTTCGGGCAGTTCGGGGCAGCTCCGCCGTTGGCGCAACTCGGAACGCCGCTCTTCTCGCACCCCGTCTGGCCGTTGTTTCCGTTCGGCGCGAAGGCGCTCGACGGCGGCGGAGCATTGGAGCCGTCCGTGCCCGCGACGCCAGGCCCGACGTCGAGCTCGTTGTAACGCACGTAGAGCTTGCCTGCGCCGCCGCCGTGCAGCACGCCGTAGGTGCTGGACCCCGGCGTGGACGTGTCCGCGAGGGCGTTGATGGTGAGCCCCTCGATGTGCGTGTCGACGGCGATGGTCGGCACGTGGAATACGGTGCCCTGTGCCTGGACGATGGTGGTGGCGCTCGCCGACCGGCGGAACTTGAAGTTGGCATCGTTCTGGTCGAAGCCGCCGTAAACGCTGATCCCGCTCTCTACCGTGACGTTCTCGTTGTACTGCTCACCAGAGAGACACACGGCAGGGACGCCGAAGGACTTGGCGTGGGCGATGGCCGCGGCAATCGTGGCGAGCGGCTTGTTGCGAGTGCCATCGCCCGTCGCGTCGCTGCCCTGACTGGTGGAGACGTACACGCACTGCTCGACGAGGCCGTCGCCACCGTCGCAGTTGTCGTCCTCGTAGTTGGGATCGATGGGATCGGCGTTGCCCTTCTTCACGCAGGAGTACTCGCAGCCGCAGGTGCCGGTGAGGGGGTTGTTGTCGATGTCCCACATGTTCGCGGGGCAACCGGTGGAGCAAGCCCCGCCGTCCGTTCCGCCCGCGCCGGCCATTCCTGCTGCGCCGCCCACTCCCGCCATGCCAGCCATGCCGGCTCCGCCCGCCATTCCCGCTGCGCCGCCAAGGCTCGCGTCGCCCGCGCCGCCGTCCATGCCCGCGCCACCGCCCGTGCCGCCCGTGGCCCCGGTGCCACCCGAGCCGCCGGTGCCACTCGTGTTTCCACTGCCGCCGGTTCCGGAACCACCGTCGGTGCCGCCGGTGCCACTCGTGTTTCCACTGCCGCCGGTGCCCGTGGTGCTGGCGTCACCACCACCCGCGCAACCAACGAAGCTCACCGCGGCGAGCGAGACCGAGAATAGACAAGCAAGAACGACCCGTGCCCTCATGGCGTTGATTCTGCCTGCACAAAGACCTTCCCTCAAGCTCGGCTCACGCTCACGAGATGAAAGCAGCGGAACGCGATGCAGTGCGCTATTGTTCTCGTCGCGGCGCTCGGGGCGTCGCGACGCGTGTAGACATGACTCCTACATCAGCCCGCGTGCTGGCTTTGTTCGCGCTTTTGACGGGGCCCGGCGCCTTTGCCGCCTGCGGCTCGGATGCAACGTCTCCTCCGGGATCGGGAGTCGGTGGATCCGGCGCCGGCTCGGGCGGCGGCAGCTCCGGCAGCGGTGGCGGGGGAACGTCCGGCACCGGCGGCGGGATCATCGACAGCAGTGTTCCCGATGGTCCCAACCTCGACGCCAACTGTGGCTTGGTCACCGAGAACGCCAAGAGCACGCCGCTCCATCTCTACATCATGATGGACAAGTCCTCGAGCATGGTGAACAACAAGTGGGACGCCGCCGTCGCGGGTCTCACGGCCTTCGTTCAGGACTCGGCCAGCGATGGCGTGTATGTCGGTCTCAAGTTCTTTCCTCGGGATCCGAACGGCGTGCCGCTCTGCGATCAGCCCGAGTACGCCAAGCCCGACGTGCCCTTCGGCGTGCTGCCTCAAAACGCGGCCAGTCTCGTCACCGCCCTCGGCGGCGCGAGCCCCGACGGTCTCAGCACGCCCACGTATCCCGCCCTGGGTGGCGCCATCCTTGCGGGCATCCAGAACCTGCAGAACAACCCCGGCCACGCCGCCGCGGTGCTGCTGGTCACGGACGGCGTGCCGCAGGGGCCCGCCGCCACCTGCGGCAGCGTGAATCCCGAGGACGCCGCCGTGATCGCGGGCCTCGCCGCCACCGGTCTCGGCAAGGGCGTGGTCACCTACGTCATCGGCTTGCCCGGAGTGGATCAGAGCTTCGCAAACCAGGTCGCGCTCGCGGGCGGAAGCGATGCGGCCATCTTGGTGAGCAACACCAACGTGCAAAAAGAGTTCACGGACGCCCTCGCCAAAGTGCGCGGCCAAGCGTTGCCCTGCGAGTACGATCTGCCGGAACAGGTCGGAAAGCAGTTCGACAAGGATCACGTGAACGTACAGATCACGCCGGGTAGCGGTGTGCCCGCGACGATCAAACAAACAAAAGAAAGTGACTGCGGCTCGGCTCCGGGCTGGTACTACGACGCCAGCCCTCCCACGAAGATCATCCTGTGCCCCTCGGTGTGCGCGGGGCTCAAGCAGGACTTCGGCGCGCAGGTGCAGATCGTCCTCGGCTGCCCGACGCTGATCCGCTAAAGCGTGTTGACAGTTTTGGCCAACACCGCCCTTCTCGGGCGTTGGGCATAGGCCCTTCCTGCTTCGACGAGGGTAGTTTCACGGACCACCAAGAGCGGTGGTTCGCCAGAGCTTCCCTCTCCACAGGCGTTTTGCGTCTCCGCGTGCTTCGCGGCGACAGGAGGCGAGTCTCCTTGGCCGAGTACGCGAGGGTACTGAGCCAAGCACACGGCAGCGTTCTCGTCGCGGTCGGCCTCGTGACCACAACTGCTGCAGTGAAAGGTGCGCTCCCCGAGGTCGAGCCGCTCGCCGATGGTCCCGCACGCGCTGCAGCGGCGTGTGCTGGGGTAGAAGCGGTCGGCTATGGTGAGCGTTGCGCCGTACCACTTCGCTTTGTAGGCGAGCTGTGCTCCGAACAGCGCCCAGGCGCTGTCCGCGATGGCGCGGGCGAGTCGGGTTTTGATGAGCCCCGAGATACTCAGCTTCTCGATGACCAAGTGGCCGTGGGTCTGGGCCAGTCGGCTCGATTGGCGATGGGTGAAATCGTGTCGGGGACAGGCTGCGGCTCTTGCTAGGTCTTGTCGGCGCGGCGCGGAAACGCCGCGGACGATCAGCGCTTGCAGCTCGGTCCGCGGGGAAAGCCGTTGGCCGGCGAGGACTCGAGCTTGTCCTCCACGTCGGGCGTGTAGCGGCCGTTCACCGGGATGCGATCGTCCGGGTGATTCAGGTTCCACAGCTGTTGAAAAGCGCGGATGTCGAGGTGGGGCAGCGTGGCGGCGTCCGCACCTTTGTAGTCGAAGTGGACGCGGTCGATGCTGCCGAGCCAGCGGAAGCCTTCGGCTTCCAGAGCCTTCTTCCAGGTGCCGTGCTCGCGGATGTCGAGGGCGAGGCCCGTCTCGTGGTTGCTCTCTCCCGGCGGCGTGGCGAGCTGGATGCCGCACACCTTCTTCAGGGACCAGCGCCGCAGCAAGTACTGCTGAGCCACCGTGCGCAGGGCGCTGTTCACCGTCATGGTCTGCTTCTTGTTCGCGTCGAGCGCCTTGAGCAGGTGATCCCGAGCGGGGGCTTCCAGATACAGGAACACGTTGGAGGGCGCCTTCAGGTTCGAGCGGCGGGGCACCGGACTGAAGGCGCGGGCGTCGATGCAGCGTGCCTGGGCGATGATCTGACGGCTGAGGCCGTCCACGCTGCGCGTGGAGCAGCCGCGGGAGGCGGCGTCGAGCACGGTGCCCTTGCTGGGATAGGTGCGCTTCTTCTTGGGTGGAGCGGGCTCGGAAGGCGGTTGGGGTGAGGGTTCCTCGCCCTCGAACAGCTCGCCGCTCACGGACGTGCGTTTCACCGCGGCCGCGGTGGTCTTTCCGGTGGCGGTTGCCGTGGGCACGGCGGTGGGCGCGGCTGAGGGAACGGCGGGGTTCGCGCTGGCCACACTTGCCACGGGTCCGGCGCGCTCTCGCCGTGCCTTCGAGATGATGACGACGTTCACGACGATGACGGCCACCAGCGCGACGAAAGCCACGGACAGGCCGACGGTGCGTCGCGAAACCCGGGGGATGGTGCGCGTAGCGGGCGGCGCGGACTCCGTGGCGGGCGGGGCGTCGAGCGCTTCGGCGTTCGCGGTCGCGGCGTCGGGCGGCGTCGCGTCGGCCGAGTCCGTCGCGTCGGTCGTCGTGTCGGCGGGGCTCGTAACGTCGGCCGAGTCCGTCGCGTCCGTCGTCGTGTCGGCCGGGCTCGTAACGTCGGCCGAGTCCGTCGCGTCCGTCGTCGTGTCGGCGGGGCTCGTAACGTCGGCCGAGTCCGTCGCGTCGGCGAGGTCCGCCGCGGGCGCCGCGCCGCTCTCCGCGGGGTCCGGCTTCGTCGACTCGTCCGCCATGGGCCCCGCGCGTTACCGCGAACGTGGCGTCAGAGCAAGGTGCGAGCTCGGGCGGCTTTTTCGCGCGGCGCGTGACGGCGGCTCGCGGGCGACGCTGAAAAGCCTGTATCGTCTCCGGCGATGAGCGACCTTCGCACCTGGCGCACCGCGGCCATGGGCCGCCGCGGCGCCGTCGCCTCCAATCACCCGCTGGCCACGGACGCAGGGCTGACGGTGCTGAAGAACGGCGGGAATGCCTTCGACGCAGCGGTCGCCGTGGCCACCACCATCGCCGTGGTCGAGCCGCAATCGAACGGCGTGGGGGGCGACGCGTTCTTCCTCCTGTGGCAGGCGTCGGAGGAGCGCGCGACGGTGATCCACGCGGCAGCCCCCGCGGCGGCCGCCGCGACGCCGGAGCTGTACCGCGACGGCATTCCCCACACCGGCGCCCTCGCGGCCATGCCGCCGGGAGCGCCCGCGGGCTGGCTGCACCTGGCCAACCGCTACGGCACGCGGCCCGCGAAGGAGCTGTTCAAGGCCGCGGTGCACTACGCGCGAGAAGGCTTTCCGGCGTCGCGCCGCTTTTGCCAGGACGCCGCCTTGTTCCAGGCCGCGCTGGTTCGGGATCCGGGCTCGGCCGCGACCTATCTGCGGGATGGCCTGCCGCCCAAACCCGGGACTCCGATCAAGAACCCAGCGCTTGCGCGCACCCTGGAGGCGCTCGCCTTTGGCGGCGATCGCGCGCTGTTCGGCGGCGAGCTGGGCAAGGATCTGGTCGCCTTCGTCCGAGCTCAGGGCGGCGTGATCAGCGAGGAGGACCTCGCGGTGCACCAGGCCGAAGAGCACGAGCCGCTGAGCGTGAGCTACCGCGGCCTCACGGTGTTGAACGCGGCGCCACCGAGCATGGGGTTCGCCCTGCTGCTCGAGCTGAAGATCGCCGAGGCTTTCGAGCTGGACAAGCTCGATCCCTTCGGTGCGGATCTGGTGCACACCCTGGTGGAGGCGAAGAAGCTCGCCTTCGCCGAGCGCGAGGAGTTCGCGGGGGATCCGGCCCACGTGGAGGCGCCCTTCGGTGTGCTCCTCGGTGAGGATCACGGCCGGGAGCTCGCCCAGCGCATCGATCCCAAGCGCGCGCTCTCCATCCCCGGCCGTCCGACGCGCGAGGGGGACACCACGTACTTCTGTGTGGTCGACGGCTGGGGCAACGCCGTGAGCGGCATCCAGAGCATCGCGAATCCTTTCGGGGCGGCGTGCCTCGACCCCAAGACGGGCATCCTGCTCAACAGCCGCATGGTGTGGTTCCACACCGAGCCGGACCATCCGAACGTGGTCGCGCCGCGAAAGCACGTGCGCAACACCATCAACCCGCCGATGGCCATCAAAGACGGCTCGGTGCGCGCGGTGTGGGGCACGCCGGGGGGCGACGCCCAGGTGCAGGTCAACCTGCAGACGTTGATCTACGCCAAGGAGTTCGCCTTCGACCCGCAGCAAGCCCTGGAAGCGCCGCGCTGGACGCACTTCCAGCCCGGAACGGGATCGTACTACCCGCACGTGGACGTCGATCAGCTGGTGATCGAGTCGCGCTTAGCGCCGGAAGTGTTGGACGAGCTCAGCGCCCGGGGTCACAACCTCACCGTGGTCGGACCTCTGGAGGGCAGCTGCGCAGCGTCGATGATCCTGCGGGACGCGAGCGGGCTCTTGTCCGCGGGGGCGGATCCGCGCCGCGACGGGTGGTCCGCGGCTTTCTGATCATGGCCTACCGCGAGCGCACGGACCCGAAGAGCATCGCCACCGAGCGTTTCCTGGCGGCAACAGAGCGAGAAACGCGGGCTCTCGCGGCGCAGGCGCGCTGCCGAGCGAGCGTTTCGCGCGGGGAGGTGGACCTCGAGCGCGCGCGCAGCGAGGTGGGGCGTTGCGTGGCGGCGCTCCGTCACTTGGAGGCCGTGGCTACCACCCGGGCGCTCACGCCCGAGGCAGAGCTGGGCGAGCGCATGGCCGCGATCGAGGAGCACCTGCGACAAGCCCTACAGCTGTCCTTCAGCGACGATCTCGAGGCCGAGCAAGGGCGCCTTGCCGCGGCGCGAAATCAGGCGGAGGAGGGCATCCTGCGCGCGGAAGAAGCGCTCGCCATCGCCCGCGCGGGACTGGCGGACGCGCTGCGGGAGCTGAACCTTGCGCGGCGGGAGCGCGACGCCGCTCGCGCGGAGCTCGCGCGGCTGAGCACGCCGTGACCCGCGCCCGCTGGATCCTCCACGCTGACATGGACGCGTTCTACGCGTCCATCGAGCAGCGAGACAATCCGGAGCTTCGAGGCAAGCCGGTGATCGTAGGCGCCACCAGTGCGCGCGGCGTGGTGGCCGCGGCGTCCTACGAAGCGCGACAATTCGGCGTGCGCTCGGCGATGCCGGGCTTTCGCGCGCGAGAGCTCTGCCCGCACGGGGTGTTCGTGCACAGCAGCATGCACAAGTACTCCGCCGTCAGCGCCGAGGTCCACGCGGTGTTCGAAGAGTTCTCGCCGGACATCGAGCCGCTGGCGCTCGACGAAGCGTTCATCGACATCACGGGTTCGGTGGGGCTTTTCGGCGGTCCCTTGGCCCTCGGCCGGCGCTTGAAGGAGCGCGTGCTCGAGGCCACGCGGCTGAACGTGAGCGTGGGCATCGCGCCCAACAAGCACGTCGCCAAGATCGCCTGCACCCTGGGCAAGCCCGACGGCATCTTGCTGGTACCGCCACAGGCCGTGCGGTGGTTGCTCGATCCCTTGCCGGTGCGCCGCCTGTGGGGCGTGGGGCCGGTCCTCGGAGAAAAGCTCGCGTCCCGCGGCATTCGGACCATCGCGCAGCTGTCGCGGGCCGATCCTTCACTGCTCCGGGATCTGGCCGGCAGCCGCGCCGGGGAGCTCGTCGCGCTGGCCCGCGGAGAAGATCCCCGGGACGTAGTGAGCGACCGCGTTCCCAAGAGCTACGGCGAGGAGAACACCTTCGAGAGCGACGTGAGCGACCGCGAGGTCGTCACCGCCACGCTCACGGCCCACGCCGAGGCCGTCGCCCGCCGCGTGCGCAAGGACGGCTTCGTCGGCCGCACCGTCGCCTTGAAGATCAAGCTCGGTCAGCGCCGCGGGCAGCGCAGCGCGCGCATCGGGGGCGAGAGCGGCGAGCCCATCTATCCCGTGCTCTCGCGACAGAAGACCCTCGCCACGCCCACCGACGACGGCGCCGTGATCCGCGAGGCCGCCGTCGACCTGTGGGACACCGCCGCCGTCGCCGAGCCCGTGCGCTTGCTCGGTGTTTCTCTCAGCGGTCTCGAACGCCGCGATCGCGAGCAGCTCGAGCTGTTCGCCCCGCCCCGACCCAAGGACAAGCTCGGTCCCGCCCTCGACGCCATCCAAGCGCGCTTTGGCCAGGGCGCCATCCGCCGTGCCGTGGACGAGCCCGACAAGATCACGCCGAGCATGCAGAAGAAGCGCGGCGAGTAGCGTTTCCGCGGCGAGCCAACAAAACCAAGCTGCTGCCAGCCTGGCGTTTTCTTGTTGGTTCGCCGCGGAAACGTCGCACCCCTCGCCAGCGGCGCGGGCCTCGGATAGATCTCGCTCTTCTCCATGGGCGCCTGGGACCGGATCCTGCACGGCGGCGAGCTGGCCTCCTTCGGCGGCTTCGGCGTGATCACGGCCGCCGTGCTGATCCTCGCGACGTGGGCGCTGATGCCGCGCACCGATCGCAAGAAGCTGCGCCTGCCGATCGCGCTTCTGGCGCTGAACCTGGTCGCCGTCGCGCTCCGAACTGTGCTGAGTGAGGACTCGGCCGCGCAGAAGCCGCTGCACGTGATCGCGGTGTTCTTCCTCCTCAGCTGCATCGGCCGCACCGGCTTCCTGCTCACGGTGGATTGGCTGCTCGGGACGCGCCTCAAGCAGCCGCTGTCCAAGATCTTCCGCGACATCATCCAGGTGCTGGTGTTCGTGGCGGTGGCGCTGCTCACGCTGCGCTCGATGGGCCTCGAGCCGGGCTCGCTCTTGACGACCTCCGCGCTGCTCACCGCGGTCATCGGTCTTTCGCTGCAAGAGACGCTGGGTAACCTGTTCGCGGGGCTCGCGATCCAGGCGCAGCGACCGTTCTCCGTGGGGGATTGGATCCAGTTCGAGAACGACGCTTCGCTCGTGGGGCGGGTCACCGAGATCAACTGGCGTGCGACCAAGGTGCTCACCAACGACATGGTCGAGGTGGTGGTGCCCAACGGCATCTTGGCCAAGGCGCCCATCCGCAACTACACGCAGCCCACCCGCGTGAGCCGGCGCATCGTCACGGTGCAGGGTCCCTACGAAGCGCCGCCGCGGCAGGTGAGCAAGGCCATCCTCGAAGCCGCCCGCGGCGTGGACGGCGTGCTGTCCGTGCCGCCGCCGGAGGTGGAGGTGCTGAGCTTCGGCGACAGCGGCATCGACTACCGCCTTTTGTTCTTCATCGAACGCTTCGAGCGGCGTTTCAAGGTGGAGAGCGAGGTCCGCGCTCGCATCTGGTACGCGCTGAAGCGGGCGGACATCAGCATCCCGTTCCCCGTGCGCGACGTGCGGGTGACGGACATGAAGGACGTTGCCACGAGCGAAGGCCCGCCGGAAGAAGCGCTGGATGCCCTGAGTCGCGTCGACTTCTTGGCGGCGGTGCCGAAGGAGCTGATGCGGGAGCTCGCCTCCCGCGTGCGCGTGAACACCTACGTGCCCGGCGAGACGGTGATCTACCAGGGGGACGAGGGCAGCGAGCTGTTCATCGTGCTGTCCGGAGAGCTCGAGGTGCTGGTGGAACAGGCTCCGCGCGAGCCGGAGCCGGTGGCGCGGCTCTCCGCCGGTAGCCTGTTCGGCGAGATGTCGTTGATGACCGGCGAACGGCGGAGCGCCACCGTGCGCGCTGTGAGCGAGTGTGATCTGCTGGTGGTGGGGCACACGGCGTTCCGGCGCATCTTGTCGGCGTCGCCGGACCTGGCGGAGCAGATCAGCGAGGTGCTGCTCAAGCGCCAAGCGGAGCTCATCGATCGCGCGGCCGCCGCCGCCGCCGCGGAGGCGCCCACCAGCGCCCGGCGCCAGCAGCTCCTGAGCCGCATTCGCGACTTCTTCGCGCTATGAGCGAGGCCTCTGGCTTCGGCGAACCGAAGCAACGTCCGCGCTACTGCCGGTGCGGAGCAGTGACGTGGAGGGCACCAGCCGTCCATGGAGGGGGCGGGACGACCGGGACGACCAGCGGGCGCCGCGCACACGCCGCGAGGCGTGCTTCCGCGGCGTAGCGGCATGATCGCTGCAAGAAGTCGCCCTGGCACGCTGTCGTGCCAGGGAAGGACCTGTTTCATGAAGACTTCGATGACTTGCTTGATGGTGCTGTTGGCGATGGGCGGCTGTAGCTCCGGAGGCGACGACGGCGGCGGATCGAGCGCGACGGGCTGCGCGAAGCTGTGCACGCACACCAATACAGCCACCTCGAGCCAGGTGAACTGCGTGGCGACGCAGGCGGTGGCGAAGGGCTACGACTGGCCGGCGGATCCGGTGTGCGCGAACATCCAAACGGAGTCGCAGTGCAACACCTGCACCGTGAACCTCTCCATGAACGACGCGGACTGCTCGGCGATCGAGCAGAGTTGTTTCTGAATCAAGGCGCTGAGCCGAACAGGCGCTCGAAGTTCTCCGAGAGCGTGCGGGTCACGCTCTGGAGGGGCTCGCCCCAGAGCTCGGCAGCGAATTCCGCGGTGCCGCGCACGTTCTTGGGCTCGTTGTCCTGTTCGCGATCGGGGCCGAGGTACGGGCAGTCCGTCTCGAGCAGCACGCGCTCCCGGGGCAGCGTCTGGAGCATGCGCGTGAAGGCTTCGTTCTTGCGGGCGTTGGCCGGGATGGACAGGTAGTGCCCGTGCTCCGCGATGCGGCGTGCGAGCTTCACGCGACCCCCGAAGCAGTGCCAGTTCACACGCTGAGCGCCCATCTCCTGAAGGATCTCGAAGCAGCGCGCCTCACGCTTGCGGGTGTGGATGATGATGGGCTTCTCGGCGTCGAGGGCGATGGCTACCAGCTGGCGGAACACCTGCTCTTGGCGTTCCCACAGCTCGCCAGGCACCCAGTAGCCGTCGAGACCGATCTCGCCCACGGCGATGGCTTCGCC
This portion of the Polyangiaceae bacterium genome encodes:
- a CDS encoding gamma-glutamyltransferase family protein; this encodes MSDLRTWRTAAMGRRGAVASNHPLATDAGLTVLKNGGNAFDAAVAVATTIAVVEPQSNGVGGDAFFLLWQASEERATVIHAAAPAAAAATPELYRDGIPHTGALAAMPPGAPAGWLHLANRYGTRPAKELFKAAVHYAREGFPASRRFCQDAALFQAALVRDPGSAATYLRDGLPPKPGTPIKNPALARTLEALAFGGDRALFGGELGKDLVAFVRAQGGVISEEDLAVHQAEEHEPLSVSYRGLTVLNAAPPSMGFALLLELKIAEAFELDKLDPFGADLVHTLVEAKKLAFAEREEFAGDPAHVEAPFGVLLGEDHGRELAQRIDPKRALSIPGRPTREGDTTYFCVVDGWGNAVSGIQSIANPFGAACLDPKTGILLNSRMVWFHTEPDHPNVVAPRKHVRNTINPPMAIKDGSVRAVWGTPGGDAQVQVNLQTLIYAKEFAFDPQQALEAPRWTHFQPGTGSYYPHVDVDQLVIESRLAPEVLDELSARGHNLTVVGPLEGSCAASMILRDASGLLSAGADPRRDGWSAAF
- the dinB gene encoding DNA polymerase IV; its protein translation is MTRARWILHADMDAFYASIEQRDNPELRGKPVIVGATSARGVVAAASYEARQFGVRSAMPGFRARELCPHGVFVHSSMHKYSAVSAEVHAVFEEFSPDIEPLALDEAFIDITGSVGLFGGPLALGRRLKERVLEATRLNVSVGIAPNKHVAKIACTLGKPDGILLVPPQAVRWLLDPLPVRRLWGVGPVLGEKLASRGIRTIAQLSRADPSLLRDLAGSRAGELVALARGEDPRDVVSDRVPKSYGEENTFESDVSDREVVTATLTAHAEAVARRVRKDGFVGRTVALKIKLGQRRGQRSARIGGESGEPIYPVLSRQKTLATPTDDGAVIREAAVDLWDTAAVAEPVRLLGVSLSGLERRDREQLELFAPPRPKDKLGPALDAIQARFGQGAIRRAVDEPDKITPSMQKKRGE
- a CDS encoding VWA domain-containing protein encodes the protein MLALFALLTGPGAFAACGSDATSPPGSGVGGSGAGSGGGSSGSGGGGTSGTGGGIIDSSVPDGPNLDANCGLVTENAKSTPLHLYIMMDKSSSMVNNKWDAAVAGLTAFVQDSASDGVYVGLKFFPRDPNGVPLCDQPEYAKPDVPFGVLPQNAASLVTALGGASPDGLSTPTYPALGGAILAGIQNLQNNPGHAAAVLLVTDGVPQGPAATCGSVNPEDAAVIAGLAATGLGKGVVTYVIGLPGVDQSFANQVALAGGSDAAILVSNTNVQKEFTDALAKVRGQALPCEYDLPEQVGKQFDKDHVNVQITPGSGVPATIKQTKESDCGSAPGWYYDASPPTKIILCPSVCAGLKQDFGAQVQIVLGCPTLIR
- a CDS encoding mechanosensitive ion channel family protein: MGAWDRILHGGELASFGGFGVITAAVLILATWALMPRTDRKKLRLPIALLALNLVAVALRTVLSEDSAAQKPLHVIAVFFLLSCIGRTGFLLTVDWLLGTRLKQPLSKIFRDIIQVLVFVAVALLTLRSMGLEPGSLLTTSALLTAVIGLSLQETLGNLFAGLAIQAQRPFSVGDWIQFENDASLVGRVTEINWRATKVLTNDMVEVVVPNGILAKAPIRNYTQPTRVSRRIVTVQGPYEAPPRQVSKAILEAARGVDGVLSVPPPEVEVLSFGDSGIDYRLLFFIERFERRFKVESEVRARIWYALKRADISIPFPVRDVRVTDMKDVATSEGPPEEALDALSRVDFLAAVPKELMRELASRVRVNTYVPGETVIYQGDEGSELFIVLSGELEVLVEQAPREPEPVARLSAGSLFGEMSLMTGERRSATVRAVSECDLLVVGHTAFRRILSASPDLAEQISEVLLKRQAELIDRAAAAAAAEAPTSARRQQLLSRIRDFFAL
- a CDS encoding TatD family hydrolase; amino-acid sequence: MGLFDVHAHLTHPRLFPRVDDVLEQARAAGVTTIISNGLNPTDNERVRALAARSALVRPAFGLYPVDAVLPEMMAAGIDYPRDDDPVPADEAIEWVGAHVGEAIAVGEIGLDGYWVPGELWERQEQVFRQLVAIALDAEKPIIIHTRKREARCFEILQEMGAQRVNWHCFGGRVKLARRIAEHGHYLSIPANARKNEAFTRMLQTLPRERVLLETDCPYLGPDREQDNEPKNVRGTAEFAAELWGEPLQSVTRTLSENFERLFGSAP
- a CDS encoding transposase; translation: MVIEKLSISGLIKTRLARAIADSAWALFGAQLAYKAKWYGATLTIADRFYPSTRRCSACGTIGERLDLGERTFHCSSCGHEADRDENAAVCLAQYPRVLGQGDSPPVAAKHAETQNACGEGSSGEPPLLVVRETTLVEAGRAYAQRPRRAVLAKTVNTL
- a CDS encoding D-alanyl-D-alanine carboxypeptidase family protein — encoded protein: MADESTKPDPAESGAAPAADLADATDSADVTSPADTTTDATDSADVTSPADTTTDATDSADVTSPADTTTDATDSADATPPDAATANAEALDAPPATESAPPATRTIPRVSRRTVGLSVAFVALVAVIVVNVVIISKARRERAGPVASVASANPAVPSAAPTAVPTATATGKTTAAAVKRTSVSGELFEGEEPSPQPPSEPAPPKKKRTYPSKGTVLDAASRGCSTRSVDGLSRQIIAQARCIDARAFSPVPRRSNLKAPSNVFLYLEAPARDHLLKALDANKKQTMTVNSALRTVAQQYLLRRWSLKKVCGIQLATPPGESNHETGLALDIREHGTWKKALEAEGFRWLGSIDRVHFDYKGADAATLPHLDIRAFQQLWNLNHPDDRIPVNGRYTPDVEDKLESSPANGFPRGPSCKR
- a CDS encoding PE-PGRS family protein, whose amino-acid sequence is MRARVVLACLFSVSLAAVSFVGCAGGGDASTTGTGGSGNTSGTGGTDGGSGTGGSGNTSGTGGSGGTGATGGTGGGAGMDGGAGDASLGGAAGMAGGAGMAGMAGVGGAAGMAGAGGTDGGACSTGCPANMWDIDNNPLTGTCGCEYSCVKKGNADPIDPNYEDDNCDGGDGLVEQCVYVSTSQGSDATGDGTRNKPLATIAAAIAHAKSFGVPAVCLSGEQYNENVTVESGISVYGGFDQNDANFKFRRSASATTIVQAQGTVFHVPTIAVDTHIEGLTINALADTSTPGSSTYGVLHGGGAGKLYVRYNELDVGPGVAGTDGSNAPPPSSAFAPNGNNGQTGCEKSGVPSCANGGAAPNCPNPGGKGGNGGNEGQSGFQGSPGANGGGNGGPGGPPNGCTPFLSDPGTPGTPGGGGSNGSQGGSGAGGGSVGSSSASGYVPASGGAGSTGTGGKGGGGGGGGGGGSGSGLCIQAWDSGGGGGSGGCGGIGGGAGQSGGGGGGSFGVFAVGGTVIVTNNTITTKSGGKGGKGGNGGAGQSGGSGGSGGPHSDDSGPGGGGGPGGNGGAGGPGGGGGGGPSACLAHSAATQTTFTANSCTTGTPGFGGNGGTNGNAGSTGVAGPKIQVN